The following proteins are encoded in a genomic region of Synechococcus sp. CBW1002:
- a CDS encoding bile acid:sodium symporter family protein, producing the protein MRGLALVLPVPLSRMGGKIDLPSMAPPPQAAPRQPAVPLAALPPHLRLLERFTLLFPVWTLAAALLSLPFPQLFTWLKGPAIVWALAVIMLGMGLGLQLADFRRVLARPAAAGLGVLSQYLVMPSLAALVAWGLRLEPALAVGLILVGCCPGGTASNVVTLIGRGDVALSVVMTTLSTLLAVGLTPLLTSLLAGRYVPVDGWKLLLDVLQVVLLPVALGVALKRWTPRAARRVEPLMPPVAVVAIVLIVASVVGSQRDNLLAQGPLLLLAALLLHGGGFLLGYWIPALAGYGSWGAGLAVRRTVSIEVGMQNSGLAVVLARSAFTSPLTALPGAISAVVHAVLGSLLAAWWRSRSGSGPARP; encoded by the coding sequence ATGCGGGGTCTTGCACTGGTGCTTCCAGTTCCGCTGAGCAGGATGGGCGGCAAGATTGATCTGCCGTCGATGGCCCCACCGCCTCAAGCAGCCCCGCGGCAACCTGCTGTGCCGCTCGCCGCCCTGCCGCCGCACCTGAGGCTGCTGGAACGGTTCACCCTGCTCTTTCCCGTCTGGACCCTGGCGGCGGCGCTGCTGTCGCTGCCGTTTCCGCAGCTGTTCACCTGGCTGAAGGGGCCGGCGATCGTCTGGGCCCTGGCGGTGATCATGCTGGGCATGGGGCTGGGGCTGCAGCTCGCGGATTTCCGGCGGGTGCTGGCCCGGCCGGCAGCGGCGGGCCTGGGGGTGCTCTCCCAGTACCTGGTGATGCCGTCTCTGGCGGCGCTGGTGGCCTGGGGGCTGCGGCTGGAGCCTGCCCTGGCGGTGGGCCTGATCCTGGTGGGCTGCTGTCCGGGCGGCACCGCCAGCAATGTGGTGACGCTGATCGGGCGCGGGGATGTGGCGCTCTCAGTGGTGATGACGACCCTCAGCACCCTGCTGGCGGTTGGACTCACCCCGCTGTTGACCAGCCTGCTGGCAGGCCGCTACGTGCCGGTGGATGGCTGGAAGCTGCTGCTGGATGTGCTGCAGGTGGTGCTGCTGCCGGTGGCCCTCGGGGTGGCCTTGAAACGCTGGACGCCCCGGGCGGCACGGCGGGTGGAGCCGCTCATGCCGCCGGTGGCGGTGGTGGCGATCGTGCTGATCGTCGCCAGCGTGGTGGGGAGCCAGCGCGACAACCTGCTGGCCCAGGGGCCGCTGCTGCTGCTGGCGGCGCTGCTGCTCCATGGCGGCGGATTCCTGCTGGGATACTGGATTCCTGCCCTGGCGGGCTATGGCAGCTGGGGCGCGGGCCTGGCGGTGCGCCGCACCGTGAGCATCGAGGTGGGGATGCAGAACTCGGGCCTGGCGGTGGTGCTGGCCCGCTCGGCCTTCACCAGCCCACTCACGGCCCTGCCCGGTGCGATCTCGGCTGTGGTGCACGCGGTGCTGGGCAGCCTGCTGGCCGCCTGGTGGCGTTCCCGCAGCGGATCCGGGCCAGCCCGCCCCTAG
- a CDS encoding aminotransferase class I/II-fold pyridoxal phosphate-dependent enzyme, with amino-acid sequence MRQPVPVHEPISTAPHWREQLIASLAALPTERHRRIRTFRPGGSAASLQDAHANGTPLLDLASNDYLGLARHPALARAATACLNEEGLGAGSSRLVCGSRPIHEALERALAHWLGRERVLLFPSGFQANLAAVTALADRHSLVLADRLIHHSLLVGVQASGARLQRFRHNDLRDLDRRLLAARQADPGRRLLVLSESLFSMEGTSPPVEALARLCGRHGALLLLDEAHALGVLGQGGRGLAWGLPAVTLVSGTFGKAFGGGGAFLASDELVGDWLLQRSGGFRYTTALAPPLAAGALAALELLKNREASGQEAGPALLERARRWRDGLAAAGWPRPAGHGPILALLVGDDQGALDLQARLEAAGLLSVAIRPPTVPEGQARLRLVLREDLPSGSLRRLLAALGSPPAP; translated from the coding sequence ATGCGGCAGCCAGTGCCGGTGCACGAGCCGATCAGCACAGCCCCCCACTGGCGTGAGCAGCTGATCGCCAGCCTGGCCGCCCTGCCGACCGAACGCCACCGCCGGATCCGCACCTTCCGGCCCGGCGGCAGCGCCGCCTCCTTGCAAGACGCGCACGCGAACGGCACCCCCCTGCTCGATCTGGCCAGCAACGATTACCTGGGCCTGGCGCGCCATCCGGCCCTGGCCCGGGCCGCAACGGCCTGCCTGAACGAGGAAGGCCTCGGTGCCGGCTCCTCACGGCTGGTCTGCGGCAGCCGGCCCATTCACGAAGCCCTGGAGCGGGCCCTGGCCCACTGGCTCGGCCGGGAACGGGTGCTGCTCTTTCCAAGCGGCTTCCAGGCCAATCTCGCCGCGGTGACAGCCCTGGCGGATCGCCACAGCCTGGTGCTGGCCGATCGGCTGATTCACCACTCCCTGCTGGTGGGCGTGCAGGCCAGCGGTGCCCGGCTGCAGCGCTTCCGCCACAACGATCTCCGCGACCTTGACAGGCGTCTGTTGGCGGCGCGCCAGGCCGATCCGGGGCGGCGTCTGCTGGTGCTGAGCGAAAGCCTGTTCAGCATGGAGGGCACCAGCCCGCCAGTGGAGGCCCTGGCACGGCTGTGCGGGCGCCACGGGGCCCTGCTGCTGCTGGATGAGGCCCATGCCCTGGGGGTGCTGGGACAGGGGGGGCGCGGCCTGGCCTGGGGACTACCCGCTGTGACCCTGGTGAGCGGCACCTTCGGCAAGGCCTTCGGTGGGGGCGGTGCCTTCCTCGCCAGCGATGAGCTAGTGGGCGACTGGCTGCTGCAGCGCAGTGGCGGATTCCGTTACACCACAGCCCTGGCACCGCCCCTGGCGGCGGGGGCGCTCGCCGCGCTGGAACTCCTGAAGAACCGGGAAGCCTCTGGCCAGGAGGCCGGCCCGGCGCTGCTGGAGCGGGCCCGGCGTTGGCGCGATGGCCTTGCGGCTGCAGGCTGGCCCAGGCCCGCCGGCCACGGCCCGATCCTGGCGCTGCTGGTGGGAGACGACCAGGGAGCGCTCGACCTCCAGGCCCGCCTTGAAGCCGCCGGCCTGCTGAGCGTGGCGATCCGCCCGCCCACGGTGCCGGAAGGCCAGGCCCGGCTGCGCCTGGTGCTGCGCGAGGATCTGCCGTCGGGCAGCCTGCGTCGCCTGCTGGCGGCCCTCGGTTCACCACCTGCGCCATGA
- a CDS encoding alpha/beta fold hydrolase: protein MTLQVIAMHGWGGDSRAWEPWRQLAEQRGWQWQSGERGYGSLPPLQPTWITSGAAAAGPRVLIGHSLGPHLVPATVLAAADLVVLLASFGCFVPEGRDRRRLQRGLAGMAAPLQAHLTSGKESSERAVQSMLAAFLQQAADPADAALLPPGPESDPITPAGCRRLLDDLERLEHCDGLPTGFPAAAQVLIVEAEADRIVVPAARTLLCDALPTAAVEVLPGAGHSLLQTNVVPLVFSWLEARLCPWGQAGGSGASASEPVPAGSAE, encoded by the coding sequence ATGACCCTCCAGGTGATCGCCATGCACGGCTGGGGCGGCGACAGCCGGGCCTGGGAACCCTGGCGGCAGCTGGCGGAGCAGCGGGGCTGGCAATGGCAGAGCGGCGAACGGGGCTACGGCTCCCTACCGCCACTGCAACCCACCTGGATCACAAGCGGCGCGGCCGCGGCCGGGCCCCGGGTGCTGATCGGCCACTCCCTCGGCCCCCACCTGGTGCCGGCGACCGTGCTGGCAGCCGCCGATCTGGTGGTGCTGCTGGCCAGTTTCGGGTGCTTCGTGCCGGAGGGCCGCGATCGCCGGCGGCTGCAGCGGGGGCTGGCCGGTATGGCGGCGCCGCTGCAGGCCCACCTGACCAGTGGCAAGGAGAGCAGCGAGCGTGCCGTTCAGAGCATGCTCGCGGCCTTTCTGCAGCAAGCGGCCGATCCTGCTGATGCAGCCCTGCTGCCCCCCGGACCGGAAAGCGACCCGATCACCCCCGCGGGCTGCCGGCGCCTGCTCGATGACCTGGAACGACTGGAACACTGCGACGGCCTGCCGACCGGATTTCCCGCTGCGGCCCAGGTGCTGATCGTGGAGGCGGAGGCCGATCGGATCGTGGTGCCCGCCGCCCGGACCCTGCTGTGCGACGCCCTTCCCACAGCCGCGGTGGAGGTACTGCCCGGCGCCGGCCACAGCCTGCTGCAGACCAACGTGGTGCCGTTGGTGTTCAGCTGGCTGGAGGCCAGGCTGTGCCCGTGGGGCCAGGCAGGGGGGAGCGGTGCATCGGCCTCGGAGCCGGTACCGGCTGGGTCTGCCGAATGA
- a CDS encoding methyltransferase domain-containing protein has protein sequence MTDAAAFGTTAATRFGSQVRQRFAGGASDYDQAAHLQRAVAWRLAHHCRELPLPPGPRADLGAGTGLLSRALLEQWPSSYGSPRLQQIDLCPELLARNPLANGQEQRGWDLERGLPAEVEPAALLVSSFALQWLEHPAEQLESWCHSLVPDGWLALAVPTSGSFPQWRAAAAAAAVPCTALILPNAAELFAATKRGGLVLRHSQVLHFQRPCVDGREALGRMRTLGAGASRSAPLSPVQLRRLLRHWKQPGLSWEVLLLLGSRPTAGGS, from the coding sequence ATGACGGATGCCGCGGCCTTCGGCACGACAGCGGCGACGCGATTCGGCTCGCAGGTGCGGCAGCGATTCGCCGGTGGAGCCAGCGACTACGACCAGGCGGCCCATCTGCAGCGCGCGGTGGCTTGGCGGCTGGCACACCACTGCCGCGAGCTGCCGCTGCCGCCAGGCCCCAGAGCAGACCTCGGCGCCGGCACCGGGCTGCTCAGCCGGGCCCTGCTGGAGCAATGGCCCTCGTCTTACGGCTCGCCCCGGCTGCAGCAGATCGATCTCTGCCCCGAACTGCTGGCCCGCAACCCACTGGCCAACGGCCAGGAGCAGCGGGGCTGGGATCTCGAGCGCGGGCTGCCAGCGGAGGTAGAGCCGGCGGCCCTGCTGGTCTCCAGCTTCGCGCTGCAGTGGCTGGAGCACCCGGCGGAGCAGCTGGAAAGCTGGTGCCACAGCCTCGTGCCAGACGGCTGGCTGGCCCTGGCGGTGCCCACCAGCGGCAGCTTTCCCCAATGGCGCGCCGCCGCCGCCGCCGCCGCCGTGCCCTGCACGGCCCTGATCCTGCCGAACGCAGCGGAGCTGTTCGCCGCGACCAAGCGTGGCGGACTGGTGCTGCGGCACTCCCAGGTGCTCCACTTTCAGCGGCCGTGCGTCGACGGGCGCGAGGCCCTGGGACGGATGCGCACCCTTGGCGCTGGAGCCAGCCGCAGCGCGCCACTGTCCCCGGTGCAGCTGCGACGGCTGCTGCGCCACTGGAAGCAGCCCGGTCTTTCTTGGGAGGTGTTGCTGCTGCTCGGCTCTCGCCCCACTGCCGGGGGCAGCTGA
- the bioD gene encoding dethiobiotin synthase, protein MPAIHRHDPSSTDPGTASETASYDAEENRSGLVICGTDTDVGKTVVSALVVQGLGARYWKPVQSGLDGEGDRGRVQDLLHLPPERLLPEAYRLQAPVSPHWAAERQGLTIDPERLRLPAGAGALVVETAGGLLVPLRRDWLQIEQVQRWGLPVLLVARSGLGTLNHTLLSLEALRARRIPVLGLVLNGPLHPDNPRTLEELGGVPILAELPPLDPLEASGLQRQWQRSELPRKLAQWARNTS, encoded by the coding sequence ATGCCCGCCATCCACCGCCACGACCCATCCAGCACCGACCCAGGCACGGCCAGCGAAACAGCGAGCTACGACGCCGAAGAGAACCGCAGTGGCCTGGTGATCTGCGGCACCGACACCGACGTGGGCAAGACGGTGGTGAGTGCCCTGGTGGTGCAGGGCCTGGGGGCCCGCTACTGGAAACCGGTGCAGAGCGGCCTGGACGGCGAGGGGGATCGGGGCCGGGTGCAGGATCTGCTGCATCTGCCCCCGGAACGGCTTCTGCCCGAGGCCTACCGGCTGCAGGCACCGGTCTCACCCCATTGGGCCGCCGAGCGACAGGGCCTCACGATCGACCCCGAGCGGCTCAGGTTGCCCGCCGGCGCGGGAGCCCTGGTCGTGGAAACCGCCGGTGGTCTGCTGGTGCCGCTGCGCCGCGACTGGCTGCAGATCGAGCAGGTTCAACGCTGGGGGCTGCCGGTGCTGCTGGTGGCCCGCAGCGGCCTGGGCACCCTCAACCACACTCTGCTCTCGCTCGAAGCCCTGCGGGCCAGGCGGATCCCGGTGCTGGGGCTGGTGCTGAACGGCCCCCTCCATCCCGACAACCCCCGCACCCTCGAAGAACTGGGGGGTGTGCCGATACTGGCGGAGCTGCCGCCGCTCGACCCCCTGGAGGCCAGCGGCCTGCAACGACAGTGGCAGCGTTCCGAGCTGCCCCGTAAGCTGGCCCAATGGGCAAGAAACACCTCTTGA
- the bioA gene encoding adenosylmethionine--8-amino-7-oxononanoate transaminase, which yields MNGTQLPECLDPVASPGSSWHPNLWHPTTQVATAEPPLRVVAGKGVWLELEDGRRLIDAISSWWVTLHGHAEPRIAAAIATQAVTLEQVIFANFRHPPAERLAERLSAVTGLDRLFFSDNGSTAVEVALKIAWQWWHNRGEQRSQLIAFSGAYHGDTFGAMAVGERSAFSAAFEPLLFHVARAPWPATWWADATVEAREQEALQQLDSLLETPTAAVILEPLVQGASGMAMVRPAFLQAVEQRVRQAGALLIADEVLTGFGRCGALFASQRAGIQPDLMALSKGLTGGFLPMGVTMAREGLFEGFVGNQPELTFFHGHSFTGNPLGCVAALASLDLLEENPDRYRGIEERHRPHLERLAAHQQVKRPRLMGGIAAFDLGAEPASYFNPAGKELARRVREHGVFLRPLGSVVYLMPPLCMEAAELDACYAAIATALDEG from the coding sequence ATGAACGGAACCCAACTCCCTGAGTGTCTGGATCCGGTGGCCTCTCCTGGCTCTTCCTGGCATCCCAATCTCTGGCATCCCACCACTCAGGTGGCCACGGCCGAGCCACCGCTGCGGGTGGTTGCCGGCAAAGGCGTCTGGCTGGAACTGGAGGATGGTCGTCGCCTGATCGACGCGATCAGCAGCTGGTGGGTGACCCTGCACGGTCACGCCGAACCGCGCATCGCCGCGGCGATCGCCACCCAGGCCGTCACCCTCGAGCAGGTGATCTTCGCCAATTTCCGCCACCCCCCGGCCGAACGGCTGGCCGAACGGCTCAGCGCCGTCACGGGGCTGGACCGCCTCTTCTTCTCAGACAACGGCTCCACCGCCGTGGAGGTGGCCCTCAAGATCGCCTGGCAGTGGTGGCACAACCGCGGTGAGCAGCGCTCCCAGCTGATCGCCTTCAGCGGGGCCTACCACGGCGACACCTTCGGGGCCATGGCGGTGGGGGAACGCTCCGCCTTCTCAGCAGCGTTCGAGCCGTTGCTGTTCCACGTAGCCCGCGCCCCCTGGCCCGCCACCTGGTGGGCTGACGCCACGGTGGAGGCCCGCGAGCAGGAGGCCCTGCAGCAGCTCGACAGCCTGCTGGAAACCCCGACCGCCGCCGTGATTCTCGAGCCGCTGGTGCAGGGGGCCAGCGGCATGGCGATGGTGCGGCCGGCCTTCCTGCAAGCCGTGGAACAGCGGGTGCGGCAGGCCGGCGCCCTGTTGATCGCCGATGAGGTGCTCACCGGCTTCGGCCGCTGCGGGGCCCTGTTCGCCAGCCAGCGGGCAGGCATCCAGCCCGACCTGATGGCCCTCTCCAAGGGCCTCACCGGTGGCTTCCTGCCGATGGGGGTGACCATGGCCCGCGAAGGGCTGTTCGAGGGATTCGTGGGGAATCAGCCGGAGCTCACTTTCTTCCATGGCCACAGCTTCACCGGCAATCCGCTCGGCTGCGTCGCCGCCCTGGCCAGCCTCGATCTGCTGGAGGAGAACCCCGATCGCTACCGGGGAATCGAAGAACGCCACCGCCCCCATCTTGAACGGCTGGCGGCCCATCAGCAGGTGAAGCGGCCGCGACTTATGGGCGGCATCGCTGCCTTCGATCTGGGGGCCGAACCGGCCAGTTATTTCAATCCGGCCGGCAAGGAGCTGGCACGGCGAGTGCGGGAGCACGGGGTGTTTCTGCGGCCCCTGGGTTCCGTGGTGTATCTGATGCCGCCCCTGTGCATGGAGGCGGCGGAACTGGACGCCTGCTACGCCGCCATCGCCACGGCGCTCGACGAGGGCTGA
- a CDS encoding DUF3143 domain-containing protein translates to MRQLGGSQSRTDPSQWDLHQPRWSAQIVLEIDELKVTWHQEGQQSVRHFPYGLPRADVEAAILAGP, encoded by the coding sequence CTGCGCCAGCTGGGCGGGAGCCAGTCGCGGACGGATCCATCCCAGTGGGATCTGCACCAGCCCCGCTGGAGCGCCCAGATCGTGCTGGAAATTGACGAACTCAAGGTGACCTGGCACCAGGAGGGTCAGCAGAGCGTGCGGCACTTCCCCTACGGACTGCCCCGCGCCGATGTGGAGGCGGCGATCCTGGCTGGGCCCTGA
- a CDS encoding J domain-containing protein, which translates to MPSPTTPSSLLPTPTHYALLQLDPGASAQDLRQSFRNLSKRFHPDTTTLPAAEAAAAFQRLQEAYAVLSDPQRRQAYDAQLRRAAALAAVAPVSRPAAPSRATPRPAPVRRPLSGGEWFALLLLGCALVLSLVLGLGLAWARGVEMIQRPSWWVEAAQLPPVKAATAQPGERPASQTEGTAAALHDDGEPDSSRDPSLQAPLAPTGGVAAPAGREPVADGSIPVGSAPAPLERPDRAGN; encoded by the coding sequence ATGCCCAGCCCGACGACCCCTTCCAGCCTCCTGCCCACACCGACCCATTACGCCTTGCTGCAGCTGGATCCGGGCGCCAGCGCCCAGGACCTGCGGCAATCCTTTCGCAATCTCAGCAAGCGTTTCCACCCCGACACCACCACCCTGCCCGCGGCTGAGGCCGCGGCCGCGTTTCAGCGGCTGCAGGAGGCCTATGCCGTGCTCAGTGATCCGCAGCGCCGGCAGGCCTACGACGCCCAGCTGCGCCGTGCCGCAGCCCTGGCGGCGGTGGCGCCCGTCAGCCGACCGGCGGCCCCGTCGCGCGCCACGCCCCGGCCGGCGCCGGTGCGTCGTCCTCTCTCCGGGGGTGAGTGGTTCGCACTGCTGTTGCTGGGGTGTGCCCTGGTGCTGAGTCTGGTGCTGGGCCTGGGGCTGGCCTGGGCCCGGGGGGTGGAGATGATCCAGCGCCCCAGCTGGTGGGTGGAGGCGGCCCAACTCCCACCGGTCAAAGCAGCCACCGCGCAGCCTGGCGAGCGACCTGCGTCGCAGACTGAGGGCACCGCCGCAGCCCTTCACGACGATGGCGAGCCCGATTCCTCCCGAGATCCCTCTCTACAAGCACCCCTTGCCCCGACTGGAGGAGTGGCTGCGCCAGCTGGGCGGGAGCCAGTCGCGGACGGATCCATCCCAGTGGGATCTGCACCAGCCCCGCTGGAGCGCCCAGATCGTGCTGGAAATTGA
- a CDS encoding 16S rRNA (guanine(527)-N(7))-methyltransferase RsmG: MPSRPDAPTPEDAAPEDATASAPADTAAGPALWQALGWQPTQQQQQQFSALQEQLRLWNGRLNLTRLVEGEDFWIAQVFDSLWPFLPLLEAEAVAATDASPLELIDVGTGGGFPGLAVAIALPRARLTLVDSVGRKVEAVRAMATTLGLGERVNLRCERIEKTGQAAACRGRFDWAMARAVASAPVVAEYLVPLLRPSGQALLYRGQWSNDDQAALDRALVPLRARCALSQARDLPAGRGIRHALILTPTGPCPRTYPRAVGLPSKQPLGTAIAR, encoded by the coding sequence ATGCCGAGCCGGCCCGATGCCCCCACCCCGGAGGATGCCGCCCCGGAGGATGCCACGGCCAGTGCACCTGCCGATACCGCTGCCGGTCCGGCGCTGTGGCAGGCCCTGGGTTGGCAGCCCACGCAGCAGCAGCAGCAGCAGTTCTCAGCGCTCCAGGAGCAGCTGCGCCTCTGGAACGGCCGGCTCAACCTCACCCGCCTGGTGGAGGGCGAAGACTTCTGGATCGCCCAGGTGTTCGACAGCCTCTGGCCCTTCCTGCCGCTGCTTGAGGCCGAGGCGGTCGCTGCCACTGACGCTTCACCCCTGGAGCTGATCGACGTGGGCACCGGCGGCGGCTTCCCGGGGCTGGCGGTGGCGATCGCCCTGCCCCGGGCCCGTCTCACCCTGGTGGATTCGGTGGGCCGCAAGGTGGAAGCGGTCCGGGCCATGGCGACGACCCTGGGCCTGGGCGAGCGGGTGAACCTGCGCTGCGAGCGCATCGAGAAGACGGGTCAGGCGGCCGCCTGCCGCGGTCGTTTCGACTGGGCGATGGCCCGGGCCGTCGCCAGCGCGCCGGTGGTGGCCGAATACCTGGTGCCGCTGCTGCGCCCCAGCGGCCAGGCCCTGCTCTACCGCGGCCAATGGAGCAACGACGATCAGGCCGCCCTGGATCGGGCCCTGGTGCCGCTGCGGGCCCGTTGCGCCCTGAGCCAAGCCCGTGACCTGCCGGCCGGCCGCGGCATCCGCCACGCCCTGATCTTGACCCCCACCGGCCCCTGCCCCCGCACCTATCCGCGGGCGGTGGGACTGCCCAGCAAGCAGCCCCTGGGTACGGCCATCGCCCGCTGA
- a CDS encoding aldo/keto reductase: MPVLSLGGMRFQQSWSDLPADAITAASQANLRATLETAAAAGLHHIETARHYGTSERQLGDLLGSVSDPHRLLQTKVPPAEDPAAFEAELERSFRRLGLDDPHSPGRIDLLAVHGINLPEHLDQTLRPGGCLEVVRRWQQQGRIGSVGFSTHAPLPLILAAIESDQFDYVNLHWYFIRQDNRPAIDRARAHDMGVFVISPTDKGGHLHSPSPRLLELCEPLHPIVFNDLFCLADPGVHTISVGAAGPADLDLHLEAVQLLPRAGELLPPILERLQAARRERLGAAWLATAFQGLPDWTHTPGQINLPVLLWLYELLEAWDLESFARARYGLLGNGSHWFPGENADQLDHAVSEQELQAVLGKSPWAARIPELLRQLRHRVGGQPTKRLAVP; the protein is encoded by the coding sequence ATGCCGGTGCTGTCGCTGGGGGGGATGCGCTTCCAGCAGAGCTGGAGCGATCTACCGGCCGATGCGATCACCGCGGCCAGCCAGGCCAATCTGCGCGCCACCCTGGAGACGGCGGCGGCAGCGGGCCTGCACCACATCGAAACCGCACGCCATTACGGCACCTCCGAACGTCAATTGGGCGATCTGCTCGGTTCGGTCAGCGATCCGCATCGGCTTCTGCAGACCAAGGTGCCCCCCGCTGAGGATCCGGCCGCCTTTGAAGCCGAGCTGGAGCGCAGCTTCCGGCGACTCGGGCTGGACGATCCCCACAGCCCCGGCCGCATCGATCTGCTGGCGGTGCATGGCATCAACCTGCCCGAGCATCTCGATCAGACCCTGCGGCCCGGCGGCTGCCTGGAGGTGGTGCGCCGCTGGCAGCAGCAGGGCCGGATCGGGTCGGTGGGCTTCTCCACCCATGCGCCCTTGCCGCTGATCCTGGCGGCGATCGAGAGCGATCAGTTTGATTACGTCAACCTGCACTGGTACTTCATCCGCCAGGACAATCGCCCCGCCATCGATCGGGCCCGTGCCCACGACATGGGGGTGTTCGTGATCAGTCCCACCGACAAGGGCGGCCATCTGCACAGTCCGTCGCCGCGTCTGCTGGAGCTCTGCGAACCACTGCATCCGATCGTGTTCAACGATCTCTTCTGCCTCGCTGACCCCGGCGTGCACACGATCAGTGTGGGGGCGGCAGGGCCGGCCGATCTGGATCTCCATCTGGAGGCGGTGCAGCTGTTGCCCCGGGCCGGCGAGCTGCTGCCACCCATTCTGGAGCGCCTGCAGGCGGCACGACGCGAGCGCCTGGGTGCGGCCTGGCTGGCCACCGCGTTCCAGGGCCTGCCGGACTGGACCCATACCCCCGGCCAGATCAATCTGCCGGTGCTGCTGTGGCTGTACGAGCTGCTTGAAGCCTGGGATCTGGAGAGCTTCGCCCGGGCTCGCTATGGGCTGCTGGGCAACGGCAGCCACTGGTTTCCTGGGGAGAACGCCGATCAGCTCGATCACGCCGTCAGCGAACAGGAGCTTCAGGCGGTGTTGGGCAAGAGCCCCTGGGCCGCGCGGATTCCCGAGCTGCTGCGCCAGTTGCGTCATCGGGTCGGGGGGCAGCCAACCAAGCGTCTGGCGGTTCCCTGA
- a CDS encoding ferredoxin, translating into MSDPALAFRTASTEVDAPSGLEPVLGGALRQQAVWVDEAVCIGCRYCTHVATNTFVVEPNWGRSRAIRQDGDSTERIQEAIETCPVDCIHWVAYERLPALEAELEQQDIQPLGLPSSSRLKRTLPRRLSSLG; encoded by the coding sequence GTGAGCGACCCGGCTCTCGCCTTCCGCACCGCTTCCACAGAGGTCGACGCCCCCAGTGGCCTTGAGCCGGTGTTGGGTGGTGCTCTGCGCCAGCAGGCGGTGTGGGTCGATGAAGCGGTCTGCATCGGCTGCCGCTACTGCACCCACGTGGCCACCAACACCTTCGTGGTGGAACCCAACTGGGGCCGTTCCCGTGCCATTCGCCAGGACGGCGACAGCACCGAACGGATTCAGGAGGCGATCGAGACCTGTCCGGTGGATTGCATTCACTGGGTGGCCTACGAACGGTTGCCGGCCCTGGAAGCCGAGCTTGAGCAGCAGGACATTCAGCCCCTGGGGCTTCCCTCCTCCTCCCGGCTGAAGCGGACCCTGCCGCGCCGCCTTTCCTCGCTTGGCTGA
- a CDS encoding DUF1257 domain-containing protein, with translation MSHFSTVKTELRDRQALVAALTDLGHAPAEGERPVRGYRGQTVTADLAVSQSSGADIGFRWNAEAGSYELVTDLDLWKQPIPVERFLAQLQQRYALRSILAATAEEGFQVSEQTSQVDGSIELVVTRWDG, from the coding sequence ATGTCTCACTTCAGCACTGTCAAAACCGAGCTGCGCGACCGCCAGGCGCTGGTGGCTGCCCTCACCGATCTGGGCCATGCCCCGGCCGAGGGCGAGCGGCCGGTCCGTGGCTATCGCGGCCAGACCGTGACGGCCGATCTGGCCGTGTCCCAGAGCAGTGGTGCTGATATCGGCTTCCGCTGGAATGCTGAGGCCGGCAGCTATGAACTGGTGACGGATCTGGATCTCTGGAAGCAGCCGATTCCGGTGGAGCGCTTCCTCGCTCAGTTGCAGCAGCGCTATGCCCTGCGCAGCATCCTGGCCGCCACCGCTGAAGAGGGGTTCCAGGTGAGTGAGCAGACCAGTCAGGTCGATGGTTCCATCGAGCTGGTCGTGACCCGTTGGGACGGGTGA
- a CDS encoding DUF2997 domain-containing protein codes for MAQRTIRFRIRPDGRVEETVEGIQGEGCQQLTERIEARLGSVQQRRPTAEAFQSGVSQGAIASQSQSLEQLGSTSA; via the coding sequence ATGGCACAACGGACCATCCGTTTCCGCATCCGGCCCGATGGTCGGGTCGAGGAGACGGTGGAAGGAATCCAGGGTGAAGGCTGCCAGCAACTCACCGAGCGGATCGAGGCGCGCCTCGGTTCGGTGCAGCAGCGCCGCCCCACGGCTGAGGCCTTTCAGTCCGGGGTCTCCCAGGGGGCCATCGCCAGCCAGTCCCAGTCCCTCGAACAGCTCGGCTCCACCTCCGCCTGA